In one Leishmania braziliensis MHOM/BR/75/M2904 WGS CADA00000000 data, contig 95, whole genome shotgun sequence genomic region, the following are encoded:
- a CDS encoding amastin-like protein produces the protein MEFTLALLLYAVLQLIAFLFVLVGTPIDMFRLRDEPPFGNTPCITLWGSKVECYGLTFELKSDDLWSPCPRRRDSVRAAQAFAVISIFVYGLAALFGFIMLCCCPWLRVVCLVLNVTGVITLCIVWASMVVVYSTLDSPCFGLKFRYNFGSGFVLLVFAWCLDIINMVFLLLPSQARDRSENADTKE, from the coding sequence ATGGAGTTCACCCTCGCCCTTCTTCTCTACGCGGTCCTGCAGCTCATCGCGTTCCTCTTTGTGCTCGTGGGCACGCCCATCGACATGTTCCGCTTGAGGGATGAGCCCCCATTTGGCAACACGCCCTGCATTACGCTGTGGGGGTCAAAGGTTGAGTGCTACGGCCTCACTTTCGAACTAAAATCGGATGACCTCTGGAGCCCATGTCCGCGCCGGCGCGACAGTGTCCGCGCAGCTCAGGCCTTTGCTGTCATCTCCATCTTCGTGTACGGCCTGGCTGCCCTCTTCGGCTTCATtatgctgtgctgctgcccttgGCTCCGCGTGGTCTGCCTGGTGCTCAATGTCACTGGCGTTATTACGCTGTGTATTGTGTGGGCCTCCATGGTGGTGGTCTACAGCACACTGGATAGCCCGTGCTTTGGACTAAAGTTTCGCTATAATTTTGGCTCAGGCTTCGTGTTGTTGGTCTTCGCCTGGTGCCTGGACATCATCAACATGGTCTTCTTGCTGCTCCCGTCGCAAGCGAGGGACCGGAGTGAGAACGCGGACACGAAGGAATAG